Within the Pseudomonas fulva genome, the region TCTTTACATTGAGTGACAGGGGCTGACTCGGTATAATGGCGCGCTTCCAATTTTCCCGCCTGGGAGCCCCCGCCATGCTGCGTATCAGTCAAGAAGCCCTTACCTTCGACGACGTTCTTCTCATTCCCGGTTTCTCCGACGTTCTGCCGAAGGACGTAAGCCTCAAGACTCGCCTTACCCGCGGCATCGAGCTGAATATCCCGCTGCTTTCCGCGGCCATGGATACCGTCACCGAAGCCCGCCTGGCCATCGCCATGGCGCAGGAAGGTGGCATCGGCATCATCCACAAGAACATGACCATCGAGCAGCAGGCTGCCGAAGTGCGCAAGGTCAAGAAGTTCGAGTCCGGCGTGGTCAAGGACCCGATCACCATCGAGGCCGACGCCACCGTGCGTGACCTGTTCGAGCTGACCCGCCAGAACAACATCTCCGGTGTGCCGGTGCTGAGCAACGGCGACCTGGTCGGTATCGTCACCTCCCGCGACGTGCGTTTCGAGAATCGCCTGGACGCCCTGGTGCGTGAAGTGATGACCCCCAAGGAGCGCCTCGTCACCGTCAAGGAAGGCGCCGCCAAGGAAGCCGTTCGCGAAGTGCTGCACAAGCACCGTATCGAAAAAGTGCTGATCGTCGATGACGCCTTCACGCTGAAAGGCATGATGACCGTCAAGGACATCGAAAAGGCCAAGGCCTACCCGCTGGCCAGCAAGGACGACCAGGGTCGTCTGCGTGTTGGCGCCGCGGTCGGCACCGGCGCCGATACCGGCGACCGCGTTGCCGCCCTGGCCAATGCCGGCGTCGACGTGATCATCGTCGACACCGCCCACGGTCATTCCAAGGGCGTGATCGAGCGCGTGCGCTGGGTCAAGCAGAACTTCCCGGACATCCAGGTGATCGGCGGCAACATCGCCACCGGCGCTGCCGCACTGGCCCTGGCCGAAGCCGGCGCTGACGCGGTCAAGGTCGGCATCGGCCCGGGCTCGATCTGCACCACCCGTATCGTCGCCGGTGTCGGCGTGCCGCAGATCTCCGCGGTGGCCAACGTCGCCGCTGCGCTGGAAGGCACCGGTATCCCGCTGATCGCCGATGGCGGCATCCGCTTCTCCGGTGACCTGTCCAAGGCCATCGTCGCCGGCGCCTCCGCCGTGATGATCGGCTCCATGCTGGCCGGTACCGAAGAAGCGCCGGGCGAGATCGAGCTGTTCCAGGGCCGTTCCTACAAGGCCTACCGCGGCATGGGTTCGCTGGGCGCCATGTCCCAGGCCCAGGGTTCTTCGGATCGCTACTTCCAGGATTCTTCGGCCGGTGCCGAGAAGCTGGTACCGGAAGGCATCGAAGGCCGCGTGGCCTACAAGGGCGCCAT harbors:
- the guaB gene encoding IMP dehydrogenase, whose translation is MLRISQEALTFDDVLLIPGFSDVLPKDVSLKTRLTRGIELNIPLLSAAMDTVTEARLAIAMAQEGGIGIIHKNMTIEQQAAEVRKVKKFESGVVKDPITIEADATVRDLFELTRQNNISGVPVLSNGDLVGIVTSRDVRFENRLDALVREVMTPKERLVTVKEGAAKEAVREVLHKHRIEKVLIVDDAFTLKGMMTVKDIEKAKAYPLASKDDQGRLRVGAAVGTGADTGDRVAALANAGVDVIIVDTAHGHSKGVIERVRWVKQNFPDIQVIGGNIATGAAALALAEAGADAVKVGIGPGSICTTRIVAGVGVPQISAVANVAAALEGTGIPLIADGGIRFSGDLSKAIVAGASAVMIGSMLAGTEEAPGEIELFQGRSYKAYRGMGSLGAMSQAQGSSDRYFQDSSAGAEKLVPEGIEGRVAYKGAMGSIVHQLMGGLRASMGYTGCATIDEMRTKPEFVRITGAGMAESHVHDVQITKEAPNYRVG